The following coding sequences lie in one Vicugna pacos chromosome 5, VicPac4, whole genome shotgun sequence genomic window:
- the ANO7 gene encoding LOW QUALITY PROTEIN: anoctamin-7 (The sequence of the model RefSeq protein was modified relative to this genomic sequence to represent the inferred CDS: inserted 5 bases in 4 codons; deleted 3 bases in 2 codons; substituted 1 base at 1 genomic stop codon), with product MLRRQVPEEGGAVLTSVVPGPEKGDSYGSIASRRGSYPLPGPPPCCPAQAQSAGAAQPHGLRVEGAPLPAPHNTDLARPTAQAGRSAAVAAPGAAGEGPAGPAPKRVCPCGQTPPLLVPSFQPGGHQVAAHKVGSPAKPWISDPSQYLPAVPTLVLGVGTQVGRPRVAGGQWPRSPSSVTRPPLPHPTAPLEPAPAPAAVLEDGVGRTRPGDTGRGSPQTERPTSSLPSPLPRLPQATDISPGACSRAHLCSPWPMPLPTQHQEDPWPEGVASRALQQIKPQSPAGGLLPEPPTAAEPLTAGQRDVQDEESAVHYLLLGAPGPCSAVGAEDLRLQLPLQELPSQASNWMASPLEQLGVSNILLEEVPDVSPESYSCQFTASKLSRVLGSGDLDAFFPSTARHHILFEILAKTPYGHKKKGLLGIDQLLGEAVFSAALPLHDMNPGGPLVVPLESPRALGLSQQQVLLQRWARGHQWNEYQPLDQVRRCXGEKTAAPFTWLGLCPGWLLPAAVVGTLVVFLAGCFVVFSGTPTXELCGSRXSVKMCLLCHDCPFWLLSSACALVQAGQPLDHHHGGTVFFSLFMALWAVSXLGMLECKSTMQAHPWGCSNREDIVERPWPQVAASAPTTALSPTAGEDEPYFPKRSRLXLVLAGSVVVMTMVAVMVMCLVSVILYRAILAILVSRSNNTLLAAWSSCITSLMGSILNLIFTLILSKTYVAVALAHVLTKWEMHRTQTKFEDAFPLKVFINSCSWPICIAFCKGRFVGYPGNGHILLGVRNQACVAGGCLIELAQELLVITVGKQIINNVQEILVPKLEDWWQKFWLRSKKRRVGASMVAGQVPWEADYKLLPCEDLFDEYLGMALQLGFITIFVAARPLAPLFAPLNNWVDALRFVCERRRLGSRPGGRHAPGGHRQRERAGAGSGDGAGPGDCAGSGGEGRWPADRPGLPAGLVVRLPAARPLRPDQRPRPAPLRRVHAGARPAALAAAHTPRAGEAGGARPLRHLFCPGVGVPSPTTHTSPAPASRVLDLVVPDIPESVEIEVKWECCLAEQALAGNEALFGPDGGEVDQPSGSESPDSTQGGMAPHLRRCLRHPPPSAGSLPLIPDWTPTASRFTRPLDEACFQSVSPQNRQATPWSSVLADTVPFFKDPPLSSRRHPAPSTQLPDRQGG from the exons ATGCTGCGCAGACAGGTCCCGGAAGAGGGCGGTGCTGTCCTGACCAGCGTGGTCCCCGGGCCAGAGAAGGGGGACTCCTACGGGAGCATAGCCAGCCGCAGAGGCAGCTACCCGCTGCCCGGCCCCCCGCCCTGCTGCCCAGCCCAGGCTCAGTCTGCT GGTGCTGCCCAGCCCCATGGCCTGAGAGTGGAAGgtgcccccctccctgccccccacaacACAG ACCTAGCCCGGCCCACAGCCCAGGCGGGGCGCTCGGCGGCCGTGGCAGCCCCTGGAGCAGCTGGAGAGGGCCCAGCTGGCCCCGCCCCCAAGCGTGTCTGCCCATGTGGCCAGACGCCACCACTCCTTGTCCCTTCCTTCCAGCCAGGTGGACACCAGGTGGCCGCCCACAAGGTGGGAAGCCCTGCCAAGCCCTGGATCAGTGACCCCTCCCAGTATCTGCCAGCTGTGCCCACGttggtgctgggggtggggacacaGGTGGGGCGCCCACGGGTGGCAGGAGGACAGTGGCCCAGGTCACCGTCCTCAGTGACCAGGCCTCCCCTTCCTCACCCAACGGCACCTCTTGAGCCAGCGCCAGCACCAGCTGCTGTGCTGGAGGATGGGGTGGGCAGGACACGCCCgggagacacaggaaggggtTCCCCACAGACGGAGCGGCCCACCTCCTCACTCCCCAGCCCACTGCCCCGTCTGCCCCAAGCCACCGACATCTCCCCAGGGGCCTGCAGCCGCGCCCACCTGTGCTCCCCCTGGCCAATGCCACTCCCCACGCAGCACCAGGAAGACCCAT GGCCTGAGGGTGTGGCGTCCAGAGCCTTGCAACAGATCAAGCCCCAGAGTCCTGCGGGGGGCCTCCTCCCTGAGCCCCCTACAGCTGCGGAACCACTGACCGCAGGCCAG CGTGACGTCCAGGATGAGGAGAGCGCGGTGCACTACCTCCTCCTCGGCGCCCCCGGTCCGTGCTCTGCTGTTGGCGCAGAGGACCTGCGTCTGCAGCTGCCCCTGCAG GAGCTGCCCAGCCAGGCCTCCAACTGGATGGCCAGCCCACTGGAGCAGCTGGGCGTCTCCAACATCCTTCTGGAGGAAGTGCCTGACGTGTCCCCCGAGTCCTACTCCTGCcagttcacagccagtaagcTGTCCAG GGTCCTCGGCAGTGGCGACCTGGACGCCTTCTTCCCCAGCACC GCAAGGCACCACATT CTGTTTGAGATCCTGGCCAAGACCCCCTACGGCCACAAGAAAAAAGGCTTGCTTGGGATCGACCAGCTGCTGGGGGAGGCTGTCTTCAGCGCAGCCCTCCCCCTGCATGACATGAATCCTGGG GGCCCCTTGGTGGTGCCCCTAGAGAGTCCGCGGGCTCTGGGCCTCAGCCAGCAGCAGGTGCTGCTCCAGCGCTGGGCCCGCGGGCACCAGTGGAACGAGTACCAGCCTCTGGACCAGGTGCGCCGGT CCGGGGAGAAGACGGCTGCCCCTTTCACCTGGCTCG GGCTCTGCCCAGGCTGGCTCCTGCCAGCAGCAGTGGTGGGCACACTG GTGGTGTTCCTGGCGGGCTGTTTCGTGGTGTTCTCAGGCACACCTACCTAA gagctgtGTGGCAGCA GCAGCGTCAAGATGTGCCTGCTCTGCCATGATTGCCCTTTCTGGCTGCTCTCCAGCGCCTGTGCCCTGGTCCAG GCTGGCCAGCCCTTGGACCACCACCATGGTGGCACCGTCTTCTTCAGCCTGTTCATGGCGCTGTGGGCCGTGTC TCTTGGGATGCTGGAGTGCAAGAGCACCATGCAGGCCCACCCCTGGGGCTGCTCCAACCGTGAGGACATCGTG GAGAGGCCGTGGCCTCAGGTGGCCGCCTCAGCTCCCACAACAGCCCTGAGCCCCACCGCCGGTGAGGACGAGCCCTACTTCCCCAAGAGGAGCCGCC TGCTGGTGCTGGCCGGCTCCGTGGTGGTCATGACGATG GTGGCCGTGATGGTCATGTGCCTGGTGTCCGTCATCCTGTACAGGGCCATCCTGGCCATCCTGGTGTCCAGGTCAAACAACACGCTCCTCGCAGCCTGG TCGTCATGCATCACCAGCCTCATGGGGTCCATCCTGAACCTCATCTTCACCCTCATCCTCTCCAAGACCTATGTGGCCGTGGCCCTGGCCCATGTCCTGACAAAATGGG AGATGCATCGGACCCAGACCAAGTTCGAGGACGCCTTCCCCCTCAAGGTGTTCATCAACTCCTGCTCCTGGCCCATCTGCATCGCCTTCTGCAAGGGCAG GTTCGTGGGCTATCCGGGCAACGGCCACATCCTGCTTGGGGTCCGCAACCAGGCG TGTGTAGCTGGAGGCTGCCTCATTGAGTTGGCACAGGAACTCCTGGTCATCACAGTGGGCAAGCAGATCATCAACAACGTGCAGGAGATTCTTGTTCC GAAGCTAGAGGACTGGTGGCAGAAATTCTGGCTCCGCTCCAAGAAGAGGAGGGTGGGGGCTTCCATGGTGGCTGGCCAGGTGCCCTGGGAGGCGGACTACAAACTTCTACCCTGCGAGGACCTGTTTGACGAATATCTAGGGATGG CGCTGCAGCTCGGCTTCATCACCATCTTCGTGGCCGCCCGCCCGCTCGCGCCGCTCTTCGCTCCGCTCAACAACTGGGTGGACGCGCTCAGGTTCGTCTGCGAGCGCCGGCGTCTGGGTTCACGTCCTGGCGGGCGTCACGCACCTGGCGGTCACCGGCAACGTGAGCGCGCTGGGGCGGGGTCCGGCGACGGGGCGGGGCCCGGCGACTGCGCGGGGTCGGGCGGGGAGGGGCGCTGGCCCGCCGACCGCCCAGGCCTCCCTGCCGGCCTTGTTGTGCGACTTCCCGCCGCGCGCCCCCTCCGGCCGGACCAGCGCCCGCGCCCTGCGCCGCTGCGTCGGGTTCACGCTGGCGCGCGCCCGGCCGCCCTCGCGGCCGCGCACACGCCGCGTGCAGGGGAGGCGGGCGGGGCGCG GCCACTCAGGCACTTGTTttgcccaggggtgggggtgccctCTCCCACCACTCACACCAGCCCTGCTCCCGCCAGCCGGGTCCTCGACCTTGTGGTCCCCGACATCCCTGAGTCTGTGGAGATCGAGGTGAAATGGGAGTGCTGCTTGGCCGAGCAGGCGCTGGCCGGGAATGAG GCTCTTTTTGGACCAGACGGAGGCGAAGTGGACCAGCCCTCAGGCTCAGAG TCTCCTGACTCAACGCAGGGTGGAATGGCTCCACACCTGAGACGCTGCCTCCGTCACCCACCGCCCTCTGCCGGCTCCCTGCCCCTCATCCCTGACTGGACCCCGACTGCCTCCCGGTTTACACGGCCCCTCGACGAGGCTTGTTTCCAGTCAG TTTCTCCCCAGAATCGCCAGGCAACACCTTGGAGCAGCGTCCTCGCTGACACGGTACCGTTCTTTAAAGACCCGCCGCTCTCGTCCCGGCGGCACCCAGCGCCCTCCACGCAGCTTCCTGACAGGCAGGGAGGCTGA